A single region of the Cronobacter condimenti 1330 genome encodes:
- the glnH gene encoding glutamine ABC transporter substrate-binding protein GlnH — MKSVFKVSLAALTLAFAVSSQAADKLVVATDTAFVPFEFKQGDKYVGFDVDLWAAIAKELKLDYTLKPMDFSGIIPALQTKNVDVALAGITITEERKKAIDFSDGYYNSGLLVMVKANNNDVKSVKDLDGKVVAVKSGTGSVDYAKANIKTKDLRQFPNIDNAYMELGTNRADAVLHDTPNILYFIKTAGNGQFKAVGDSLAGQQYGIAFPKGSDDLRTKVNGALKTLKENGTYNEIYKKWFGTEPK; from the coding sequence ATGAAGTCTGTTTTTAAAGTTTCCCTGGCAGCCCTGACACTGGCCTTTGCGGTCTCTTCTCAGGCGGCGGATAAGCTGGTTGTAGCAACCGACACCGCGTTTGTTCCCTTCGAATTTAAACAAGGCGATAAATATGTCGGTTTCGACGTCGACCTGTGGGCCGCTATCGCGAAAGAGCTGAAACTCGATTACACCTTAAAACCGATGGATTTCAGCGGCATCATCCCGGCGCTGCAAACCAAAAACGTTGATGTGGCTCTGGCAGGTATCACCATTACCGAGGAGCGTAAAAAAGCCATTGATTTCTCTGACGGCTATTACAACAGCGGCCTGCTGGTGATGGTAAAAGCCAACAACAACGATGTGAAAAGCGTGAAAGATCTCGACGGCAAAGTCGTTGCCGTGAAGAGCGGCACCGGTTCAGTGGATTACGCGAAAGCAAACATCAAAACCAAAGATCTGCGCCAGTTCCCGAACATCGACAACGCCTACATGGAGCTTGGCACCAACCGTGCTGACGCGGTGCTGCACGACACGCCGAACATCCTTTACTTCATTAAAACCGCAGGCAACGGCCAGTTCAAAGCGGTCGGTGACTCTCTGGCGGGCCAGCAGTATGGCATCGCGTTCCCGAAAGGCAGCGATGACCTGCGCACCAAAGTAAACGG